GCCAGGTAGGTGAGCAAGAGGAGCCCTGTGCCTGGTACCCGGCAGCCCCGGGCCCAACAGGGTGCCTTAGGAGATCGAGGTCCGCACATGGTGGAGAGGCCAGAGCCCAGGAGCGCTCTGGTAGACAGGAACCGGGAAAGGGCAGGAAAGGCCGGAAGGGGCTTTTCTCTAAGCAACAGCCTGCCTGCCGGTGACCTGCTTCCCTTCAAGGAGGAGTGCAGTCCTGCCCATCCTCAATGATCCAATCCCAGTGACAAAAAGATTGCTCATCAGAGAGTTGGAGTGCCCACCTCAACATCAGGGGGACAGGAAGGACTGGCTGCCAGGTAGTCACAGGCGAGGGGAGGGAAGGACCCGGACCCCTACCCACCCCGCGCTCAGTGCTTCCCTTCAGAGGGAAGGACTCCTGCAATCCAGTGTGGAAGAGAAACTTCCAAAGTTTATTGTCACAGGGCTCCTGACAAAGTTGTGAGACCAGGGACTTCCTCCAAGTACCTGCCTGCGCGATCAGCACCACACTAGGTTCCCCTACAGTAGGGGCTCTCCAAGCAAAAGGCCCCAGCTAggctttgtctgtgtgtatgaaagGCAAGAACACGTGATCCCAGGTGCATCCTTGctgctctgagtcctcattcccCCAGAGCAGAGGCAGTCAACATGTACAGAGCTGATGGAGGCCTTCAGATTTCAGTCCTTTCCTGATTGGCTGTTAAGTCCGGGGTAGGGGTAGAGAATCTCTCCACGGATGTGGGTTCTTCCCAGGGGCTCCCCTCAACCTCCTGGACTCCCCCCCCCAATgctgcaaacacacagacatttagaAACCTCCTTGCGACTGGGGAGAGGGGGCATTCAAGGAAGAGTtaactcctaatccttttaatacTGGACGTGGGGCAGATGGGccagcctctcctcccttcttgctCACAGTGCTGAAATCTGGCAGAAGGACCAGGTGCAGATGGAGAGTGTGTTCCCATGGAAGCCTAGGCCCCAGGGAACTTATTCTGTAAGGCTCCTGGGGTCTTCTGCCCCTTCATCTTCTCAAGAGGAATAGTGAGGACCAGGGATGCCCCATGGATCATTTTCAGGAAAGTGGTGGGACCCCCAGAAGAGATCCCAAGCCTTGTTGGAAAAACCTTTTCACTTGTGGCCCAGGAGAGCTGGAGAGTGCTGACAGGCAGCCTTCGAGTTCAGAGTTCTGCAGCTGTGAGCCTCCTAAGGGCAGTTTCCTGTGTGCATCAACAGTgtcccggtgtgtgtgtgtgtgtgtgtgtgtgtgtgtgtgtgtgtgtgtgtgtgtgcccagctCCGATCCCCCAGCCACTGCCCTGAACTCTCATTCTCTCCAGTTTTGATCCCCTCAGTCAAAGCTCTGGGGGTGAGGCACTGGGGCTGCCTCTCCATATGTCCAGTCCTTCCAGACTGAAGACGCAGCAAGGGTAGGAACAGTTACTGTCAGGTCCCCAGACCTGGTGCAGGCCTGGCACAAAGTGGGGGCTTGTTGAGTGCAGAGAGTGTTTGCAGCAACTAACACAAGAACCAGCTGCACCTTTGCTGGCAGCCTAAGGACTCCTGCTGGTGTGTGAAGGTGGATGTAGGGTTTTCTGGGTTCTCTCTGGGGGACCAGGAAAAGGGGCTCTGAGGCCAGTTTGCAAATGTTCACCCACATAAGTCTATGATTTTTGTCTCAGCATCTCCCCTAAATTACTGTGTAGGCATACCTGTCTCTATCCTCCCTTTGGAGAATTACTGACCACCCCTTCTGAGAAGTGTGTGGGTTGGAGAGGAACGGCAGAGGATGACGTGGGCTTGGGGGTGGTGAGGCAGGATGGGTGGCTGGAACACTTGGGAATTTCCTGAGGTCTGGGGTTGGAGTCAGGGTCTCCTCCATCCTTGAGGTCCGGGCCTCTGATGAGCAACCAGAGATGGGGGCATCTGTGCAGAAGCAGGAACCCCAGGCTAAGGACCACTGCCAGCCATGCCAGCCCTAGGAGGATCCATACAGCTGCCAGGCTCTGGTACATGGTGATATAATGCTTACTGGGGTCTGTTCCTGCTATGGAAGGTGATGGCTGGTGTCTGAGGGCACAGCCAGCCCCAGATTCCATGGGGTGTTCTCTCCCTGGTCCTCATAAGGACCAGTGACAGAAAAAGCAGAGACTTCTGAGGATGCCACCAAGAGTCCACAAGTGTCCCAGAGATAAGCAGCCTCTGCTGGTACCTCCATGTACCCCAGATTCTAGTGAGTGCCCACCAGGGTACCTAATTATCTCATTCTCATTGACAACATAGCCCCCGAAGCCaatggtgctgagggtgatgaAGTAGAAGCCTTCACCAAAGCTCCAGCCCTCCACATGGCTGAATAACAGGGGTGGGAAGATGAGGGTGACCAGGGTCTGCAGGGTCAGGAACAGAACAAGGCCCAGGACCTGCAGGAGCTGAGAAGGGTGGGTCTGCCTTTGAGAACACTTGGAAGGGTCCGGGAATACATGGGGAaggtctgggaagagttgggtgTGGACTGGGTTGGGTGATAAGCCTGTGTCAGGCCTCCCTAGGCAGGGGATGTGTTAATTGGTCAAGGAGGGAGACCCCTTTGAACTTGAGGATTATGCTTACATATGTTCTCTCAGGGACTCAGATCTGGGATAAGACAACTATTACTGAGATGTCCTAGGTCCTTCTGTGGCAGTGAGCTCTAGGGCTCACTGGGTGGCCTAGAGACTGTTTTCAACCATGCAAAAGGATGTTGGAAGTCCATGATGAACATGGAGACATGATACTCAAACTTCTGCTCCAAAGAACTACCTGGAACCTGGGGACAGTCCCCTAAGAAGTTGTTCCCAGTGTCTGGCCCTCAGCTCTTGGCAAGTCGACTCCATGCTGTCATGTGCTGCAGAGAACTTTGAGGTTATGCCCTGTACAGCTCATCTGCACGTTTGCAGCTGTCCTCCCAGGGGCTCCGGAAGATGCCATCCTACCTGGGGATGCCTGGGATGGTCTTCCCAGCTGTCCAGTGTGGTCGGGTGTGCCTGTAACCCTGTGCCCATTTGGTTGAGGAAGACTACATTGAGTGAGATGCCTAGCAGGGCATAGAAGACACAAAAGGCCTGCCCCACCTCTGTGCTGGGCACCAGGTTTCCACAGCCTGCTAGGCAAGAGAGTGTGCATGTCAGGGGAAGAGAGAGATCAGAACTGCCTTCTGCCAGCAGCTCTAGCAGAGGCTTGTCTCCATCACctctggggaagaaaaagaagttgtTTCATGGCACTCATCCTATCCTCTGCTAGAGCAATCTCTGCttacagaattctcttctccaaTGACGCTGCCTCCATGAAGCCCTCCCGACTGCCACCCTCTGCCTCCCTACCAGGCATGATTCCTAGAgacgtttttgttgttgtttctatttaattatCCCATTTGCCTTATGTAATCATGGTAGCTCAGTCCCTCTTTAGTGAATTGGGAAGCCAAGCCTGGGGTATACTTAAATTCATACTCCAACCCATAGTATAACTCTTCCTGGACTGCCAAGGAAGGTGTTTGAGATTGTTTGAGATTGGATTGCAGCTTAACTGAATGGAGGGAGGCCTGTGTGAGAGGCTGGGGTGGATGGAGTGGGCGTTCTGCCGATATCCCACCTCCTTGGGATACTGGGATGTCACTGCAGTTTTGAGGGGCTGTCCCTATGCacaaatgatctctctctctctctctctctctctctctctctctctctctgaggatGTTCTGGTCTGTGGCCCGGTGCACAGAGTTGGAGCATTAACACACCAGAACCAGATCTCTGCCAGTCAGGACTGAAGTCAATAGAGGGACCCATGCAGCTGTGCTGAGGAAGGGCTCTGCCCCGCCCTTCAGAGGACCCGGGGAGGTGAACCCAGCCCCTCAGCAGCAGGGTTTACTGCCTTCCTGGTACTGTCTCGAGACGTCCCAGTCTGTGCTTCCTGTATCACTACCTGCATAAACCACACCCTCATCCCAAGGATGGAGGCTTTTGAAAGCCATCCCAAGATGAGCAGGGCCTGGGGAGGACCTTCCCTCCCCGCCCTGCTCCCCAGCCCTTTACATATGGTGGTGACCACTGTGCCTGCAAAGAAGAAACTGCTTCGAAGTCCCAGTTGCAGGGGTTGGCGGAGTTGACTTTGGGGTTCACGACTTTCACCCAGGCTTCCTGATGACCTATTGAGGTGGCGTGGTCAGGAGGGGAGGGGGCTCACAATTGCTGAGGGCCTGCTGTCGATGCTTTTGTGAGCTTTAATGAGCCTCTTAAGCAACATcattcccatttcacagaaggGAACATGAGTGGCTAAGACCAAGTGGTCAAGGCTGACTGAGCTGTGTGCTCTGATGTGTGGAGAGCCAGGGCCCTAAGGAGGAGGTGTGGAGATGCTTTTGGTGACAGaaacaacacacataaacattaGTTAGGTCAAGGTGAGGTTGACGTTGGATACTTCTAGAAGGGTCTGCTTGGGAAGGTGGGGTCTGGGGCTTCCCTCCTGTTGGGTGTGTGGTGGAAGCCTGAGAGCTTTGGGCGTCCAGGGAGCTGGCCGCTTTGTTCTCTAGCGCCCTCCAGTGAGCATAGCCCATGCCTGCAGGGACCCAGAGAGAGGCTATGTGGGCACAAGGAGTGTGTTGTCTGTGTGCTGTGCAGGGCTCTGTGTTACATGGGTGTATGCTTTGTGTGCCTGTGTTCTGTGTTTCTAGGGCAGGGCTCCCTCTTCCAAACTCTGGCCCTCTTTCCTCTAGCTGGAAACTTGTCCCAGGGCAGTTCATTCTTGTTCCCCGGCAGTGCTCCAAAGGTGTGGGGGTGGGTAGGGGGGCACAGGAAGTGTGGCTGCCactcctgcctcccttcctgtgGGAGCTGGTTTTCACTTGCTGGGTGGAGGCCTCCTGGCTCTCACTTGGGCAGGAACTAGCTTCTTAACACCTTCCTCTTTCCCACACATGCAGAGCTGGGCCAGACATTCCAAAGCATGACCCTTCCCTGGAGACCCCACTCTTGGGGACAGCATGTTCCCAGGTCTCTGACTATCCCTCTGCACCTCTAGGCCCCTTGTCCTGTGGAGAAGGGGCTCTGGCCTCCCTAAGGACTCTGAGCATGGCTGGTGGCCTCAAGTGGCTGCGGCATCTTTATCTCTGAGAATCCAATGGTGAAGAAGAAAGAGGCGGTTCTACAGGTGTCCTCACAGAATCGTGTTTGAATGCTACATTCAGCGCCGTGTTCATGGCTCAGCGTGTGAGTTTCCCAGGGCTGGGTTTCCTCCAAATGTTACTCCAGCAGTCTCTGTCTCCAAGCTCTGCTTTGCCCTGTCAGGAGACTGAGAACTTTGAGGGACATGTTTCCTATCCACTGGCCCCTCTAGGCTGCAGTCAGACCTAGATCCTTGTCCTTAATTGCAGAACCAGTCCGAGCCTGACCACTGTCTGTCCACTGCTCATTCCTGGTTCCACATCCAGcccagggctgaggcaggagaagactTGAGGTGTCCCTGTCTCTGGCTCACTCCTGGGATGTTGGGGTGCCTGAAGATGAGCATCATCACTGAGTAAAATGTATGCATGGAGTAAGGAATGCTCTGATACTGGAAAATCAGGGGCAGCACTCTCTGCTGACGTCTCATCTTATAGATCAGCTGCTCTATCAGGTGCCGGCCGTGGTGGAGGTGCTGGTGCCGGCAGTGGTGgaggtgctggtgctggtgctggccATGGTGGAGGTGCTGGTGCTGGCCGTGGTGGAGGTGCTGGTGCTGGCCGTGGTGGAGGTGCTGGTGCCGGCCGTGGTGGTCCATGGACACTACTTGGGGAAATCTCACTTTCTACAGCACCCCGCCGCCAATGTGTATGTTAATTTGTGTAGTGAAGAGTAAAGGGCACCCTGGCAAGAAGCATGGGTGTGAGTTCTGCGTCAGCCAGTGACTGAGCCCTGGCCCACACCCCACATCTCCCTGGGCCTCGGCTCTCACCTGTAAGTTGGAGATGCTGGTTGCAGCAGACAGCTGGGAGAAAACATCTGTGTGTGCTCAGCCCCACGATGTGGAGCCACAGTGGAACAGAGGTCTGGTCCCCACCCTCGACACATGGCAGAGACGCTCACTAATGCCCTGCCATCCCTTTGCCATCTGTGCTTTCGGCCATTGTCCACCTGCTCAG
The sequence above is drawn from the Onychomys torridus chromosome 18, mOncTor1.1, whole genome shotgun sequence genome and encodes:
- the Kcnk16 gene encoding LOW QUALITY PROTEIN: potassium channel subfamily K member 16 (The sequence of the model RefSeq protein was modified relative to this genomic sequence to represent the inferred CDS: inserted 1 base in 1 codon) gives rise to the protein MPSIGLCSCWGGRVLSLLMAYVCYLLLGATIFLEKQAEAQSRDQFQLEKLHLLENYSRLEQQAWRVRAGMGYAHWRALENKAASSLDAQSSQASTTHPTGGKPQTPPSQADPSRSHQEAWVKVVNPKVNSANPCNWDFXSSFFFAGTVVTTICCGNLVPSTEVGQAFCVFYALLGISLNVVFLNQMGTGLQAHPTTLDSWEDHPRHPQLLQVLGLVLFLTLQTLVTLIFPPLLFSHVEGWSFGEGFYFITLSTIGFGGYVVNENEIIRYPGTDPSKHYITMYQSLAAVWILLGLAWLAVVLSLGFLLLHRCPHLWLLIRGPDLKDGGDPDSNPRPQEIPKCSSHPSCLTTPKPTSSSAVPLQPTHFSEGVACTRSGDLTVTVPTLAASSVWKDWTYGEAAPVPHPQSFD